A single window of Salvelinus namaycush isolate Seneca unplaced genomic scaffold, SaNama_1.0 Scaffold344, whole genome shotgun sequence DNA harbors:
- the LOC120040357 gene encoding stanniocalcin-2-like → MWFKFATVLLVLSVLEQVVGLDNIDVHDNPSEKPASQKGRMSLQNTAEIQHCLVSAGDVGCGVFECFENNSCEIRGLQEICLTFLHNAGKFDSQGKSFIKDALKCMAHGLRHKFSCISRKCLAIKEMVFQLQRECYLRHNLCSAAKENVAVMVEMIHFQDLFPKGPYVELVNILLSCGEEVKEVLTRSVRLQCEQNWGALCDSLSVCSSLTPPPGQAPSSPDHRRHRSPHSEPDHPRPPRQGDKDKPSKGGFNAHPRSRSQGPRRQSPEAGVVAEQEGPEATDIRR, encoded by the exons ATGTGGTTTAAATTTGCAACAGTACTGCTGGTTTTGTCAGTTTTGGAGCAAGTGGTGGGATTGGATAATATCGATGTTCATGACAACCCGTCAGAGAAACCGGCAAGCCAGAAAGGACGGATGTCTCTGCAGAACACAG ctgaGATCCAGCACTGTCTGGTGAGTGCAGGAGACGTGGGCTGCGGTGTGTTTGAGTGTTTTGAGAACAACTCTTGTGAGATCAGAGGCCTGCAGGAGATCTGTCTGACCTTCCTACACAACGCCGGAAAGTTCGACTCCCAG GGTAAGTCGTTCATCAAGGATGCTCTGAAGTGCATGGCCCACGGCTTGAGACACAAGTTCAGCTGCATCAGCAGGAAGTGCCTGGCCATTAAAGAGATGGTGTTCCAGCTGCAGAGAGAGTGTTACCTCAGACACAACCTGTGTTCTGCAGCCAAGGAGAACGTTGCTGTCATGGTGGAGATGATCCACTTCCAGGACCTCTTCCCTAAAGG GCCGTATGTGGAGCTGGTCAACATCCTACTGAGCTGtggggaggaggtgaaggaggtCTTAACCAGGAGCGTCCGGCtgcagtgtgagcagaactggGGGGCTCTCTGTGACAGCCTGAGTGTCTGCTCTTCCCTCACCCCCCCTCCCGGCCAGGCCCCCTCCTCCCCCGACCACCGCCGCCACAGGTCCCCCCACTCCGAGCCAGACCACCCCAGACCCCCCCGACAGGGGGACAAGGACAAGCCCAGTAAAGGCGGCTTCAACGCCCACCCCCGCAGCCGCAGCCAGGGTCCCCGTCGACAGAGCCCCGAGGCTGGGGTGGTGGCGGAGCAGGAAGGCCCTGAGGCCACAGACATCCGGAGGTGA